From Triticum aestivum cultivar Chinese Spring chromosome 4A, IWGSC CS RefSeq v2.1, whole genome shotgun sequence, a single genomic window includes:
- the LOC123086602 gene encoding autophagy-related protein 13b, whose protein sequence is MAATASEPPMVEQVITEFFAKSLHIILESRSPYESSRSFTRPSPPSSPLSGSQPRDRWFNLALRDCPAALENFDLWRQSNLEPLVIDIVMLRRDNPNTTCAEGGKIIERWVIQYETSKPGSGNGNGSKNHSRKSRNSPAEDHSLYRSTYKGSTVLFRSLHLVVRLLPAYNLFRELNSSGRIRPLNLSHKISSFVEPFTRAEDAEMKHYAFAPIETLFGRLSLSVSYVPVLEVVAAPEPTTHMSTELILDYVGSPTTDFLRTFNSLPSDGIAPDCAAMTRRHSWSIDPGARPSVSPSPLLHDSPLTRLHPHSTISSVKKKSTGFEDCYPSPPLSPSPSRSPSASYPKNSLFRYESAPVVIPTGRDGGGSGLPPSPSFKGKYQLPSQNYNLTPSPDGNSNVRKDLVRFGEFENNAAMQKVLSFDKYDLGYFHGLKLTRTASKLFITDELDERELAFAWEDRDIIIDQLNRVGISDREGQETNQDAGGSMARTPAAGIGALVRMLKTAPGLRASRPSIEAPPPVPQESSVQRVMTEEHGDMASSSALLQSKTAADALEELKKYKAIRESILDRAKALPRDDGKMGEKPADGDP, encoded by the exons ATGGCCGCCACTGCCTCAGAGCCGCCCATGGTGGAGCAAGTGATCACCGAGTTCTTTGCCAAGAGCCTCCACATCATCCTGGAGTCCCGCTCGCCCTACGAATCATCACGCAGCTTCACGCGGCCTTCACCGCCATCTTCGCCGCTCTCTGGCAGCCAGCCACGGGACAGGTGGTTCAACCTTGCCCTCCGGGACTGCCCAGCTGCACTTGAGAACTTTGACCTGTGGAGACAGAGCAATCTTGAGCCATTGGTTATTGATATTGTGATGCTCCGGCGTGACAATCCCAACACCACCTGTGCTGAGGGTGGCAAGATCATAGAGAGGTGGGTGATACAGTATGAAACCAGCAAGCCTGGCAGTGGCAATGGTAATGGCAGCAAGAACCACAGCAGGAAGTCTAGGAACAGCCCGGCTGAGGATCATAGCTTGTACAGGAGTACATACAAGGGCTCAACAGTGTTATTTCGGTCATTGCATCTGGTTGTCAGGCTCTTGCCAGCTTACAATCTCTTCAGGGAGTTGAATTCGTCTGGGAGAATCCGTCCACTTAACCTGTCACACAAGATATCATCATTCGTCGAGCCGTTTACTAGGGCAGAGGATGCAGAGATGAAGCACTATGCATTTGCTCCAATTGAAACTCTGTTTGGCCGCCTGAGCTTGTCAGTTTCTTATGTGCCAGTGCTGGAGGTGGTGGCAGCACCAGAGCCAACCACACACATGTCAACAGAGCTTATACTGGATTATGTCGGGAGCCCCACAACAGACTTCCTCAGGACGTTCAATTCCCTGCCTTCAGATGGCATTGCACCTGATTGTGCTGCAATGACTAGGCGTCACAGTTGGAGTATTGACCCTGGAGCTAGACCATCGGTATCACCATCTCCTCTTTTGCATGATAGTCCTCTAACACGTTTGCATCCACATAGCACAATATCCTCTGTGAAGAAAAAAAGTACAGGATTTGAAGACTGCTATCCGTCACCACCGTTGTCACCATCGCCATCCCGTTCCCCTTCTGCTAGCTACCCAAAAAATTCTTTGTTCCGATATGAGAGTGCTCCTGTGGTCATTCCCACTGGGAGGGATGGTGGAGGTAGTGGACTGCCTCCTTCTCCATCTTTCAAGGGTAAATACCAGCTCCCATCTCAAAACTACAACCTAACCCCATCGCCTGATGGAAATTCAAATGTAAGGAAGGATTTGGTCAGGTTTGGTGAATTTGAGAATAATGCGGCCATGCAAAAG GTGCTATCTTTTGATAAATATGATTTGGGATATTTTCATGGACTGAAGTTGACTCGGACTGCAAGCAAACTTTTTATCACGGATGAACTGGATGAGCGGGAGTTGGCATTTGCATGGGAAGATAGAGATATCATTATTGATCAACTTAACAG ggttggtATCTCGGATAGGGAGGGCCAAGAGACAAACCAGGACGCTGgaggctcgatggcaaggactCCAGCTGCAGGCATCGGCGCTCTTGTGCGCATGCTCAAGACGGCCCCGGGCCTCAGGGCAAGCCGCCCATCAATCGAAGCTCCTCCCCCAGTTCCTCAAGAATCTTCAGTTCAGAGGGTCATGACCGAGGAACACGGCGATATGGCATCAAGCTCTGCCTTGCTCCAATCAAAGACGGCAGCGGACGCACTGGAGGAGctaaagaaatacaaggctatCAGAGAATCGATACTGGACCGTGCGAAAGCGTTGCCCCGGGATGATGGCAAGATGGGGGAGAAACCCGCCGATGGAGATCCTTAG